A single window of Sulfitobacter sp. JL08 DNA harbors:
- the atpD gene encoding F0F1 ATP synthase subunit beta, with protein sequence MANAVGKITQVIGAVVDVQFGDHLPEILNALTTDNNGKTLVLEVAQHLGENTVRTIAMDATEGLVRGQKVTDTDGPISVPVGNATLGRILNVVGEPVDEQGPVKSKETRSIHQDAPAFSEQATESLVLATGIKVIDLLAPYAKGGKIGLFGGAGVGKTVLIMELINNIAKVHSGFSVFAGVGERTREGNDLYHEMIESGVIVPDNLEESKVALVYGQMNEPPGARMRVALTGLTLAEQFRDQSGTDVLFFVDNIFRFTQAGSEVSALLGRIPSAVGYQPTLATDMGAMQERITSTKAGSITSVQAVYVPADDLTDPAPATSFAHLDATTVLSRAISELGIYPAVDPLDSTSRLMDPAVVGEEHYGVARDVQGILQRYKSLQDIIAILGMDELSEEDKLTVARARKIQRFLSQPFDVAKVFTGADGKQVPLEETIQSFKAVVAGEYDHLPEGAFYMVGGIEEVIAKAEKMAADAA encoded by the coding sequence ATGGCAAATGCAGTCGGAAAAATCACCCAAGTTATCGGCGCCGTCGTCGACGTGCAGTTTGGCGATCATCTGCCAGAGATTCTGAACGCCCTGACCACCGACAACAACGGCAAGACGCTTGTGCTGGAAGTGGCGCAACACCTTGGTGAAAACACAGTGCGCACGATCGCGATGGACGCCACAGAAGGCTTGGTGCGCGGTCAGAAAGTAACCGACACGGACGGTCCGATTTCGGTGCCGGTCGGAAACGCGACCCTGGGCCGCATCCTGAACGTTGTTGGCGAACCCGTGGATGAACAAGGTCCGGTCAAGTCGAAAGAAACACGTTCGATTCACCAGGACGCCCCCGCATTTTCTGAACAGGCGACTGAATCGCTGGTTCTGGCCACTGGGATCAAGGTGATTGACCTGCTGGCCCCCTACGCAAAGGGCGGAAAAATCGGCCTGTTTGGTGGTGCCGGTGTGGGCAAAACGGTTCTGATCATGGAACTGATCAACAACATCGCCAAAGTGCACTCGGGCTTTTCCGTGTTCGCGGGTGTTGGTGAACGGACCCGTGAAGGCAACGACCTTTATCACGAGATGATCGAATCCGGCGTTATCGTTCCGGACAATCTTGAAGAGTCCAAAGTGGCGCTGGTCTACGGCCAGATGAACGAGCCTCCCGGAGCGCGGATGCGTGTGGCCCTGACGGGTCTGACGCTGGCGGAACAGTTCCGCGACCAGTCGGGAACCGACGTTCTGTTCTTCGTGGACAACATCTTCCGCTTTACGCAGGCGGGTTCCGAGGTTTCGGCCCTGCTTGGCCGTATTCCTTCTGCGGTTGGATACCAGCCAACGCTGGCCACCGACATGGGTGCGATGCAGGAACGTATTACATCGACCAAGGCCGGTTCGATCACATCCGTGCAAGCCGTTTACGTGCCTGCGGATGACCTTACCGACCCGGCGCCGGCAACTTCGTTTGCGCACCTTGATGCGACAACGGTTCTGTCGCGTGCGATTTCCGAACTTGGTATCTACCCCGCGGTTGACCCGCTGGATTCCACGTCGCGTCTGATGGACCCTGCTGTTGTTGGTGAAGAACATTACGGCGTTGCCCGTGACGTTCAGGGTATCCTGCAGCGCTACAAATCCCTGCAGGATATCATTGCGATCCTGGGCATGGACGAACTGAGCGAAGAAGACAAACTGACCGTTGCACGCGCGCGGAAAATTCAGCGTTTCCTGAGCCAGCCGTTCGACGTGGCCAAGGTGTTTACCGGTGCAGACGGCAAACAGGTGCCGCTGGAAGAAACCATTCAGTCGTTTAAAGCGGTTGTGGCCGGCGAATATGATCACCTGCCCGAAGGTGCCTTCTATATGGTTGGCGGCATCGAGGAAGTGATTGCAAAAGCCGAAAAAATGGCGGCTGACGCCGCTTAA
- a CDS encoding F0F1 ATP synthase subunit gamma, protein MPSLKDLKNRIESVKSTRKITKAMQMVAAAKLRRAQEAAEQSRPYTERFNAVMGGLAASVGKSDNAPLLLRGTGSDQTHLLVVMTSERGLCGGFNTNIAKMARVRAGELLQQGKTVKILTVGKKGRDQLKREYGSHFVGHVDLSEVKRVGYVDAQNIAKDVLARFDAGEFDVATIFFSEFQNVVTQIPTQKQVIPAAFETDADDVATGYEYEPSEEEILADLLPRGVATQIFAALLENGASEQGARMSAMDNATRNAGEMIDKLTIQYNRSRQAVITNELIEIISGAEAL, encoded by the coding sequence ATGCCAAGTCTTAAGGACCTTAAAAACAGGATCGAGTCGGTCAAATCGACCCGCAAGATCACCAAGGCGATGCAGATGGTTGCCGCGGCCAAGTTGCGCCGCGCGCAAGAGGCTGCGGAGCAGTCGCGCCCATACACGGAACGCTTTAATGCCGTGATGGGTGGCCTTGCGGCGTCTGTCGGGAAATCGGATAACGCGCCGCTGTTGTTGCGTGGAACGGGATCCGACCAGACGCACCTTCTGGTTGTGATGACGTCAGAGCGTGGGCTGTGCGGCGGGTTCAACACCAACATCGCCAAAATGGCTCGGGTGCGTGCGGGTGAATTGCTGCAACAAGGCAAGACCGTCAAGATCCTGACAGTCGGCAAAAAAGGCCGCGACCAGTTGAAACGCGAATATGGTTCACATTTTGTGGGCCATGTCGATCTGAGCGAAGTCAAACGTGTCGGCTATGTCGATGCGCAAAATATCGCCAAGGACGTACTGGCCCGTTTTGACGCCGGCGAGTTTGATGTGGCGACGATCTTTTTCTCAGAGTTCCAAAACGTTGTGACGCAGATTCCGACGCAAAAGCAGGTTATTCCCGCTGCGTTCGAAACGGATGCTGATGATGTTGCAACTGGGTACGAGTATGAACCCAGCGAAGAGGAAATTCTGGCCGATCTGCTGCCGCGCGGTGTTGCGACACAGATTTTTGCAGCCTTGCTTGAAAACGGGGCGTCCGAACAGGGCGCGCGGATGTCTGCTATGGACAACGCCACGCGCAACGCGGGCGAGATGATTGACAAGCTGACGATCCAATATAACCGGTCGCGTCAGGCTGTGATCACGAATGAACTGATTGAAATTATTTCGGGCGCGGAAGCGCTCTAA
- the atpA gene encoding F0F1 ATP synthase subunit alpha — MGIQAAEISAILKDQIKNFGQEAEVAEVGRVLSVGDGIARVYGLDNVQAGEMVEFPGGIQGMALNLEADNVGVVIFGSDRDIKEGDTVKRTNSIVDVPIGDELLGRVVDGLGNPIDGKGPIKAKKRGVADVKAPGIIPRKSVHEPMATGLKSVDAMIPIGRGQRELIIGDRQTGKTAVALDTILNQKSINDAAGKDESKKLYCVYVAIGQKRSTVAQLVKKLEETGAIKYSIVVAATASEPAPMQFLAPYSATAMAEHFRDNGRHALIVYDDLSKQAVSYRQMSLLLRRPPGREAYPGDVFYLHSRLLERSAKLGDDAGNGSLTALPIIETQGGDVSAFIPTNVISITDGQIFLETELFYQGIRPAVNTGLSVSRVGSSAQTNAMKSVAGPVKLELAQYREMAAFAQFGSDLDAATQQLLNRGARLTELMKQPQYSPLTNAEIVCVIFAGTKGYLDKISVKNVGRFEAGLLGHLRGKHKDLLDMITNEDPKIKGDVEDKIKAALDEFAADFA, encoded by the coding sequence TGGTCGAATTTCCCGGTGGCATTCAGGGCATGGCCCTGAACCTTGAAGCTGACAATGTCGGCGTTGTGATCTTCGGGTCCGATCGTGACATCAAGGAAGGCGACACCGTCAAGCGCACGAATTCCATCGTGGACGTTCCAATCGGTGACGAACTGCTGGGCCGCGTTGTGGATGGTCTGGGTAATCCGATCGACGGCAAGGGCCCGATCAAGGCGAAAAAACGTGGCGTTGCCGACGTGAAGGCGCCGGGTATCATCCCGCGCAAGTCGGTTCACGAACCGATGGCAACCGGATTGAAATCGGTTGACGCGATGATCCCGATTGGCCGTGGCCAGCGCGAACTTATCATTGGTGACCGTCAGACAGGTAAAACAGCCGTGGCGCTGGATACGATCCTGAACCAGAAGTCGATCAACGACGCTGCCGGAAAAGACGAAAGCAAGAAGCTTTACTGCGTTTATGTTGCGATCGGCCAAAAGCGGTCGACCGTGGCGCAGCTGGTCAAGAAGCTGGAAGAAACCGGCGCGATCAAATACTCGATCGTTGTGGCCGCAACCGCGTCCGAACCGGCACCGATGCAGTTTCTGGCACCCTATTCGGCAACAGCGATGGCCGAACATTTCCGCGACAATGGCCGTCATGCGCTGATCGTGTACGATGACCTGTCCAAACAGGCCGTGTCCTATCGCCAGATGTCCCTGCTGCTGCGCCGCCCGCCCGGCCGCGAAGCCTATCCGGGTGACGTTTTCTATCTTCACTCGCGTTTGCTGGAACGCTCGGCGAAACTGGGTGATGACGCGGGCAACGGATCGCTGACGGCGCTGCCGATCATTGAAACGCAAGGGGGTGACGTGTCGGCCTTTATTCCGACCAACGTGATTTCGATCACAGATGGTCAGATTTTCCTTGAAACCGAACTGTTCTATCAGGGCATCCGCCCGGCTGTGAACACTGGTCTGTCGGTTTCGCGTGTGGGATCTTCGGCACAAACCAACGCAATGAAATCTGTTGCGGGCCCGGTCAAGCTGGAACTGGCGCAATATCGTGAAATGGCGGCGTTCGCGCAGTTCGGTTCCGATCTTGATGCTGCGACACAGCAGTTGCTGAACCGTGGCGCGCGTCTGACAGAGCTGATGAAGCAGCCGCAGTATTCGCCGCTGACCAACGCAGAAATCGTCTGTGTGATCTTTGCCGGAACCAAAGGCTATCTTGATAAAATCTCGGTCAAGAATGTTGGTCGCTTCGAAGCGGGCCTGCTGGGGCACTTGCGTGGTAAGCACAAGGACCTTCTGGACATGATCACCAACGAAGACCCCAAAATCAAAGGGGACGTCGAGGACAAGATCAAGGCTGCGCTGGACGAATTCGCCGCTGACTTCGCTTAA
- a CDS encoding ribose-phosphate pyrophosphokinase: MPAIVEPKMIAGNANLPLAKAIARRMSMYRGSNVGLVDARVERFNDGEIFVEVYENVRGEDMFIIQPTSNPANDNLMELLIMSDALRRSSAARITAVLPYFGYARQDRRTKARTPISAKLVANMLVEAGIERVLTMDLHAAQIQGFFDIPVDNLYASPIFALDIQTQFKGRMDDLAVVSPDVGGVARARELAKRINSPLAIVDKRREKPGEIAEMTVIGNVKDKVCLIVDDMCDTAGTLCKAAEVLLENGAKEVHSYITHGVMSGPAVERVTNSVMKSLVITDSIQPTAAVKSAANIRIVPTAPLFAQAILNIWNGTSVSSLFDAETLEPIYDGMYALG, encoded by the coding sequence ATGCCAGCCATAGTCGAACCCAAGATGATCGCGGGGAATGCAAACCTGCCTCTGGCCAAAGCCATCGCCCGCCGCATGAGCATGTATCGCGGGTCCAATGTCGGGCTGGTCGATGCCCGCGTTGAACGGTTCAATGACGGCGAAATATTTGTCGAAGTGTACGAAAACGTGCGCGGCGAGGATATGTTCATCATTCAGCCGACCTCGAACCCAGCCAATGACAATCTGATGGAACTGCTGATCATGTCAGATGCGCTGCGCCGGTCTTCGGCAGCGCGCATTACTGCTGTTCTGCCCTATTTCGGATATGCCCGCCAGGACAGACGCACCAAGGCACGCACGCCGATTTCTGCGAAACTGGTTGCGAACATGCTGGTCGAGGCGGGAATTGAACGGGTACTGACGATGGATCTGCACGCGGCACAGATTCAGGGGTTTTTCGATATTCCGGTCGATAACCTTTATGCGTCCCCCATTTTTGCGCTGGATATCCAGACGCAGTTCAAAGGCCGGATGGACGATCTGGCCGTTGTGTCCCCGGATGTGGGCGGCGTGGCCCGCGCGCGGGAACTGGCCAAGCGGATCAATTCGCCGCTGGCGATCGTTGACAAACGCCGCGAAAAACCCGGCGAAATCGCTGAAATGACGGTAATCGGCAACGTGAAAGACAAGGTATGCCTGATCGTAGATGACATGTGCGACACGGCCGGAACGCTGTGCAAGGCGGCCGAAGTGCTGTTGGAAAACGGCGCGAAGGAAGTGCATTCCTATATCACGCACGGTGTCATGTCCGGACCCGCTGTGGAACGTGTGACAAATTCGGTAATGAAATCTCTGGTTATCACCGACTCTATTCAGCCCACGGCAGCGGTAAAAAGCGCCGCAAACATCCGTATCGTGCCCACCGCCCCCCTGTTCGCGCAGGCGATCCTGAACATCTGGAACGGAACGTCTGTCTCATCCTTGTTTGATGCCGAAACGCTTGAGCCGATTTATGACGGAATGTACGCGCTCGGCTAG
- a CDS encoding 2-hydroxychromene-2-carboxylate isomerase, producing MAHIDYFFATISPFTYLSGTRPAEIAEKHGATITYKPLDIMRLFARTGGIPPKDRHISRQEYRLQEIPRRAARAGKPINPKPAFWPTNPAPSSYAIIAAQSAGGGDLSKLVASLTAACWAEEKDVAQDDVIKACLSEAGFDPSLADSGLLAGAETYAANLEEAVNRGAFGAPFFITDDDQRFWGEDRLDDLEAHLAARG from the coding sequence ATGGCCCATATAGATTACTTTTTCGCAACGATTTCGCCCTTCACCTATCTGTCCGGTACAAGACCGGCCGAAATCGCTGAAAAACACGGCGCAACCATCACGTACAAGCCGCTGGATATCATGAGGCTGTTTGCGCGCACCGGTGGCATCCCGCCCAAGGACCGGCATATCTCGCGTCAGGAATACAGGTTGCAGGAAATCCCGCGCCGCGCTGCGCGTGCGGGCAAACCGATCAATCCCAAGCCAGCGTTCTGGCCGACCAATCCGGCACCTTCGTCTTATGCGATCATTGCAGCGCAATCGGCAGGCGGTGGTGATCTTTCAAAACTGGTTGCGTCGCTGACAGCCGCCTGTTGGGCCGAAGAAAAAGACGTGGCACAGGATGATGTGATCAAGGCCTGTTTGTCAGAGGCGGGGTTTGATCCGTCGCTTGCTGACAGCGGGTTGCTGGCAGGGGCGGAAACTTATGCCGCCAATCTGGAAGAGGCGGTGAACCGCGGGGCGTTCGGCGCGCCGTTTTTCATCACCGATGATGATCAGCGGTTCTGGGGCGAAGACCGTCTGGATGATCTGGAAGCGCATCTGGCTGCACGCGGCTGA
- a CDS encoding H-type lectin domain-containing protein codes for MKRLRNHLVGIDQGETAMFSEFENGGTMWTGTGPRERRKTVAFSESFRVPPAVHVSISLWDVDAEQNIRADLSADNITEIGFDLVFRTWADTRVARIRAAWMAMGELAHADDWELY; via the coding sequence ATGAAACGATTGCGCAACCACCTGGTTGGTATCGATCAGGGTGAAACGGCTATGTTCTCGGAGTTTGAGAACGGAGGCACCATGTGGACCGGAACCGGCCCGCGTGAGCGCCGCAAAACCGTTGCGTTTTCGGAAAGTTTCCGTGTCCCCCCCGCGGTTCATGTTTCGATTTCGCTGTGGGATGTGGACGCGGAACAGAATATCCGTGCTGACTTATCCGCCGACAACATCACCGAAATCGGGTTCGATCTGGTGTTTCGTACATGGGCCGACACCCGTGTCGCGCGCATCCGGGCCGCCTGGATGGCGATGGGCGAGTTGGCGCATGCGGATGATTGGGAACTGTACTAG
- a CDS encoding F0F1 ATP synthase subunit epsilon, with protein MADTMQFDLVSPERRLASLQVASVQIPGADGDMTAMPDHAPVITTLRPGVLSVNGPSGTTEYLVTGGFAEISSEGASVLAEKAMEVSEVKAADIDALVAEATESAAGLSGEAKDAADKLLADLAALRTAVGV; from the coding sequence ATGGCAGACACAATGCAATTCGATCTGGTGTCACCAGAGCGCCGCCTTGCGTCGCTTCAGGTTGCATCGGTGCAAATTCCCGGCGCGGACGGGGACATGACGGCGATGCCGGATCATGCGCCCGTCATCACCACGTTGCGTCCCGGTGTTCTGAGCGTGAACGGCCCGTCGGGCACGACCGAATATCTTGTGACCGGCGGCTTTGCGGAAATCTCTTCCGAAGGCGCTTCGGTGCTTGCTGAAAAGGCGATGGAGGTCTCCGAAGTCAAGGCGGCGGATATCGATGCGCTGGTCGCGGAAGCCACTGAAAGTGCGGCCGGATTGTCTGGTGAAGCCAAGGATGCGGCGGATAAGTTGCTGGCGGATCTGGCAGCTTTGCGGACAGCGGTGGGCGTTTAA
- a CDS encoding FkbM family methyltransferase has protein sequence MDFYKNFAFFGDFLRPVQTDKPLIRVGDFKDGGYLVPNDFSGISACYSPGVSAQSSFEFDIAKHGIPSFMADASVDAPPIDVPGGQFVKKFLGPEDDGEFMSLASWVNQTDPDSDSDLLLQMDIEGAEYKTLAATPAEVLQRFRIIVIELHHIPSSLTKPAFFNRAKAMIDALSPDFQSVHLHPNNVSGVVEIEAVQIPRVVEATFLRRDRVVNARPVSGLPNALDCRHNPHRPALTLPQEWISQPTG, from the coding sequence TTGGATTTTTACAAGAATTTTGCATTCTTCGGCGATTTTCTGCGTCCTGTTCAAACTGATAAGCCATTGATCCGGGTGGGCGATTTCAAGGATGGTGGATATCTCGTACCAAACGATTTCTCAGGTATTTCGGCGTGTTACTCCCCCGGTGTTTCCGCGCAATCTTCTTTTGAATTCGATATCGCCAAACACGGAATCCCATCATTCATGGCAGATGCTTCGGTTGATGCGCCGCCGATTGATGTACCGGGCGGGCAGTTTGTAAAAAAGTTTCTGGGACCCGAGGATGACGGTGAATTCATGTCGCTTGCGAGTTGGGTGAACCAGACCGATCCGGACTCCGACTCTGATCTACTGCTGCAAATGGATATAGAAGGCGCGGAATACAAAACACTGGCGGCAACGCCAGCGGAAGTCTTGCAAAGGTTCAGGATCATCGTGATCGAGTTGCATCATATCCCTTCAAGCCTGACAAAGCCTGCCTTTTTCAACCGGGCAAAGGCGATGATTGATGCGCTTTCCCCCGATTTCCAGTCGGTTCATCTGCATCCCAACAATGTGTCAGGTGTTGTGGAAATTGAAGCGGTTCAAATTCCCCGAGTCGTGGAAGCCACATTTCTGCGCCGTGACCGCGTTGTCAACGCACGGCCCGTATCAGGGTTGCCTAATGCGCTGGATTGTCGGCACAACCCGCATCGTCCTGCGTTAACACTACCCCAAGAATGGATATCTCAACCGACCGGTTGA